From Chthonomonas sp., the proteins below share one genomic window:
- the ftsZ gene encoding cell division protein FtsZ: protein MVSKQMSTAVIKVIGVGGGGSNAVNRMIEAGIQGVEFIAMNTDAQVLERSLAPTKVQLGNNLTRGLGAGGNPEIGKSAAEESKNEIRKVIDGADMVFITAGMGGGTGTGAAPVVADLVRESGALAVATVTRPFTFEGPKRRKLAEQGLISLMGRVDTLITIPNDKLMSVVERKTTLTEAFRVADDVLRQGVQGISDIITVPGQINVDFADVRAVMTNAGPALMGIGYGVGEDRALQAAQTATSSPLLEQTINGAKGLLVNITASEDLTLAESSQAMEYIHQMCDAEDAAIYFGLVVDPTMGDTVRITVLATGFSPQGDSRRVVEAAYRSTPEVTASSVQAVIPPATKTDEPEIPSFVAPTPEPTPAAPRVEPAMERFKQSQVSPKEIWEKASAERRNEAKSADEIFSQEDLDIPAFLRERKKNGE, encoded by the coding sequence ATGGTAAGTAAGCAGATGTCGACCGCAGTAATTAAGGTAATTGGCGTAGGTGGTGGTGGCTCAAATGCCGTCAACCGCATGATCGAGGCGGGAATCCAGGGAGTGGAGTTTATCGCGATGAACACCGACGCCCAGGTTCTGGAGCGCAGTTTGGCCCCGACCAAGGTGCAACTGGGCAACAACCTCACCCGCGGCCTTGGCGCGGGCGGCAACCCCGAGATCGGGAAGAGTGCCGCCGAAGAAAGCAAGAACGAAATCCGCAAGGTCATTGACGGCGCGGACATGGTCTTTATCACCGCCGGTATGGGCGGCGGAACCGGTACCGGCGCCGCGCCCGTGGTCGCCGATTTGGTCCGTGAGAGCGGCGCTCTCGCCGTGGCCACCGTTACTCGACCGTTCACCTTCGAAGGTCCGAAGCGACGCAAGCTTGCTGAGCAAGGCCTTATCTCGCTGATGGGTCGCGTGGACACCCTGATTACGATTCCGAACGACAAGCTGATGAGCGTGGTGGAACGCAAGACCACCCTCACCGAAGCCTTCCGCGTAGCCGACGACGTGCTGCGTCAAGGCGTGCAGGGCATCAGCGATATCATCACCGTCCCCGGCCAGATCAATGTTGACTTTGCCGACGTGCGCGCCGTGATGACCAATGCCGGTCCGGCGCTGATGGGCATTGGCTACGGCGTGGGCGAAGACCGCGCGCTGCAAGCCGCGCAAACCGCCACCAGCAGCCCGCTTCTGGAGCAGACGATCAACGGCGCCAAGGGCCTGTTGGTCAACATCACCGCCAGCGAAGACTTGACGCTTGCCGAAAGCAGCCAGGCGATGGAGTACATCCACCAGATGTGCGATGCCGAAGACGCGGCCATCTACTTTGGCCTCGTGGTTGATCCGACCATGGGCGACACGGTGCGCATTACGGTGCTCGCCACGGGCTTCTCGCCACAAGGTGATAGCCGACGCGTGGTTGAAGCGGCTTACCGCTCGACCCCCGAAGTGACGGCGAGCTCGGTGCAAGCCGTGATTCCGCCGGCCACCAAGACCGACGAACCGGAAATCCCGTCGTTCGTCGCCCCGACGCCGGAGCCGACTCCGGCCGCGCCGAGGGTCGAACCGGCCATGGAGCGATTCAAGCAGTCGCAAGTCTCGCCGAAAGAAATCTGGGAGAAGGCCAGCGCCGAACGCCGCAACGAGGCCAAGAGCGCCGACGAAATCTTCAGCCAAGAAGACCTGGACATCCCCGCCTTCCTGCGCGAGCGCAAGAAGAACGGCGAATAA
- the ftsA gene encoding cell division protein FtsA, which translates to MSQLLVLDLGSSQARLAAFHVGASGELDALAVAQIPSEGVSKGVVVDLDGATATISTLVQELRKSIAISEDAPVICAIGGTDVEGSNAQGLIPIFPNTRAITRDDVFQVINHSRQAPTPTGRETIQAIPREFRIDGKKGIVRPIGRTGGRLEVVTHIVTADAAHVQNIQRICRIAGLTANELVPVAIAAGAGVVDPNAATQGAMVVDFGAETTKVAIFAGGVIAYQAVIPLGGKAVTSDLMALLKCNEAEANRLKTQEASALSGKVQEDDTVEVLQQGQDLHRHLQRRVLCEIVESRMREILSFAKLNLDKSGLSGLLPGGVILTGGGAQLPGLPQLAEQILPNMKVRGGVPSVTGTFSQEFKRPDLASVVGLARFMADSAADEEFAPVAGEQSWTVKITTALMGKLKSNRSIQ; encoded by the coding sequence GTGTTGGACCTCGGCTCGTCGCAGGCCCGTTTAGCCGCCTTCCACGTCGGCGCGTCCGGAGAGCTGGACGCCCTCGCGGTGGCGCAGATTCCCTCGGAGGGCGTGAGCAAAGGCGTGGTGGTGGACCTCGACGGCGCGACCGCGACCATCTCCACGCTTGTGCAAGAATTGCGCAAAAGCATAGCGATTTCTGAAGATGCGCCCGTGATCTGTGCGATCGGCGGCACCGATGTTGAGGGCTCAAATGCCCAGGGCCTGATCCCGATTTTCCCGAACACCCGCGCCATCACGCGCGACGACGTGTTCCAGGTGATCAATCACTCGCGGCAAGCGCCCACCCCGACGGGTCGCGAAACGATCCAGGCGATTCCGCGCGAGTTCCGCATCGACGGCAAGAAAGGCATTGTCCGCCCGATTGGCCGCACCGGTGGCCGGCTCGAAGTCGTGACGCACATCGTCACGGCCGACGCCGCGCACGTGCAGAACATCCAGCGCATCTGCCGCATCGCGGGCCTCACCGCCAACGAACTCGTGCCGGTTGCGATTGCCGCCGGTGCCGGGGTGGTGGATCCGAACGCCGCCACGCAAGGCGCGATGGTGGTGGACTTCGGCGCGGAGACGACTAAGGTCGCCATTTTCGCCGGTGGCGTCATCGCCTACCAGGCCGTGATTCCCCTCGGCGGCAAGGCCGTAACGAGCGACTTGATGGCCCTCCTTAAGTGCAACGAGGCCGAAGCAAACCGGCTCAAAACGCAGGAAGCCAGTGCGCTCTCGGGCAAGGTGCAAGAAGACGACACGGTGGAAGTGCTGCAGCAGGGGCAAGACCTGCATCGCCACTTGCAACGGCGGGTGCTTTGCGAAATCGTCGAGAGCCGCATGCGAGAAATCCTCTCCTTTGCCAAGCTGAACTTGGACAAAAGTGGGCTTTCCGGGTTGTTGCCGGGCGGCGTGATCCTCACCGGGGGCGGCGCTCAACTTCCGGGCTTGCCGCAATTGGCCGAGCAGATCCTCCCGAATATGAAGGTTCGTGGCGGAGTTCCCTCCGTGACGGGTACCTTCTCACAGGAATTCAAACGTCCAGACCTCGCTAGTGTAGTAGGTTTGGCCCGATTTATGGCCGATTCTGCCGCCGATGAGGAGTTCGCACCCGTCGCCGGTGAGCAAAGTTGGACCGTTAAAATTACGACTGCCCTCATGGGCAAATTGAAGTCAAATCGATCGATTCAGTAA